A section of the Primulina eburnea isolate SZY01 chromosome 1, ASM2296580v1, whole genome shotgun sequence genome encodes:
- the LOC140829439 gene encoding uncharacterized protein isoform X1, whose amino-acid sequence MVDGVKKIEKKSVEYRKNDDELEMLLGEIPHATSLNLHLVHNGYCRASCVIQNMNGRVMYDDEFLKHKYTCASSPVSGFSLQSDGSSSSLFSGGLSLSDIGSPTPPQFEELKPHLIPGNGYWLDFMKANDGNFIDDLNLSKNFGRMCISGEQEGVLASSNGFQSSDPSVNVAIMMNLEKLRESDIYRKGFSDCGGFNLNIPCRPLNFQGELGSAVLEMQRDNRIANVLKPRHFSSRSDGFFARSEFVNSAPSPQFYRTNMLTSDNLPIGFGVSDVSSASNRPLEGDNLPIGFGVSDVSSAWNRSLVGDNLFYASQNEMNLIEPRNALFPHTVNQLGRLMSQSNGENLRHCQPSAPTERSKVPLCVRVPQGSDAFTMKDRFIIQGEECMKYEMNRGQACSRGHSAKDLHQENRAGMSQEKRPHFDARLPTAAAQDSCQSPKLFYPFPLPLKFSSLAEARGYIYHIAKDQHGCRFLQKIFDEGTSRDVQIIYNEIIDHVVELMMNPFGNYLVQKLLGVCNEEQRMNILLRVTDEPGELVRISLNTHGTRVVQKLIETLKTRHQISLVISALEPGFLALIKDLNGNHVVQRCLQCFTNEDSKFIFAAAAKYCVNIAMHQHGCCVLQRCIRDSNGEQRENLVAEISVNGLPLAQDAFGNYAVQFILELKIPSATSKLTSQFENNYVHLSTQKFSSHVVEKCLDLCNVETRSKIIHELLSADDFEQLLQDPHANYVVQKALHVSEGPLHNLLVDAIESHKAISRNSPYSKRIFSHKLLRR is encoded by the exons ATGGTTGACGGAGTGAAGAAGATTGAGAAGAAGAGTGTAGAATACAGGAAGAATGATGATGAGCTTGAAATGTTACTGGGCGAGATCCCTCATGCAACATCATTGAATCTTCATCTTGTTCACAATGGCTATTGTCGTGCATCATGCGTGATTCAGAATATGAATGGTCgtgttatgtatgatgatgaatttttgaagcataaATATACATGTGCATCTTCCCCTGTGAGTGGGTTTTCTTTACAATCTGACGGCTCTTCCTCGAGCTTGTTTTCTGGGGGGCTTTCACTTTCTGACATTGGTTCACCAACCCCACCCCAATTTGAAGAGCTGAAGCCCCACTTGATTCCTGGAAATGGGTACTGGTTGGATTTTATGAAGGCTAATGACGGGAATTTTATCGATGATTTGAATTTGTCCAAGAATTTCGGTAGAATGTGCATTAGTGGTGAGCAAGAGGGTGTTTTGGCATCTTCTAATGGTTTCCAATCTAGTGATCCATCCGTAAATGTGGCTATCATGATGAATCTTGAGAAACTCCGCGAATCTGATATTTATAGGAAGGGGTTTTCAGATTGTGGTGGATTTAATCTGAACATTCCTTGTAGACCTTTGAATTTTCAGGGCGAGCTTGGTTCGGCAGTACTGGAAATGCAGCGTGACAATAGAATTGCCAATGTGTTGAAACCCCGTCATTTCTCTAGTCGTTCGGATGGGTTTTTTGCTCGTTCAGAGTTTGTTAATTCTGCTCCAAGTCCTCAATTTTACAGGACTAACATGTTGACAAGCGATAATCTTCCGATCGGATTTGGTGTCTCTGATGTATCTTCCGCTTCGAATAGGCCTTTGGAAGGTGATAATCTTCCAATCGGATTTGGTGTCTCTGATGTATCTTCCGCTTGGAATAGGTCTTTGGTAGGTGATAATCTGTTTTATGCTTCTCAAAATGAAATGAATCTGATTGAACCTAGAAATGCTTTATTTCCTCATACTGTGAATCAATTGGGGAGGCTGATGTCTCAGTCTAATGGGGAAAATTTACGTCATTGCCAGCCGTCGGCACCCACTGAAAGAAGCAAAGTACCTTTGTGTGTTAGAGTGCCTCAAGGGAGCGACGCGTTTACCATGAAGGATAGATTTATAATCCAAGGGGAAGAATGCATGAAGTACGAGATGAACAGAGGACAAGCTTGTTCTAGGGGACACAGTGCTAAAGATCTTCATCAAGAGAACCGTGCTGGCATGTCTCAAGAAAAGAGGCCACATTTTGATGCTCGTCTTCCAACTGCTGCCGCTCAAGACAGTTGCCAGAGTCCAAAATTATTCTATCCTTTTCCTCTGCCATTAAAGTTTAGCTCCCTCGCAGAAGCTCGAGGATACATATATCACATAGCTAAGGATCAGCATGGTTGCCGTTTCTtgcaaaagatatttgatgaaggAACTTCTCGAGATGTGCAGATAATATACAATGAGATAATTGATCATGTCGTCGAACTCATGATGAACCCATTCGGAAACTATCTCGTGCAGAAGTTGTTGGGAGTGTGCAATGAAGAACAGAGAATGAACATACTGCTCAGGGTGACCGATGAGCCTGGGGAGCTTGTTCGAATCTCTCTAAATACACATGG AACTAGAGTAGTGCAGAAATTGATCGAGACTCTCAAAACAAGGCATCAAATATCGCTTGTTATTTCAGCTCTTGAACCAGGCTTTCTAGCCCTTATCAAAGACCTAAATGGTAATCACGTTGTCCAGAGATGCTTGCAATGCTTTACCAATGAAGACAGTAAG TTTATTTTTGCTGCTGCTGCAAAGTACTGTGTCAATATTGCAATGCATCAGCATGGATGCTGTGTTCTGCAACGTTGCATCAGGGATTCAAATGGAGAGCAGCGAGAAAATCTGGTTGCAGAGATTTCAGTAAACGGACTTCCGCTCGCACAAGATGCATTTGG AAATTATGCTGTCCAATTTATTTTGGAGCTGAAGATCCCTTCTGCTACATCGAAGTTGACTTCTCAGTTTGAGAACAACTACGTTCATCTCTCCACCCAAAAGTTTAGTAGCCATGTCGTTGAGAAGTGTCTCGACCTTTGTAACGTCGAAACCCGGTCAAAGATCATCCATGAATTACTTTCTGCTGATGACTTTGAGCAGCTGCTTCAGGATCCACATGCAAATTATGTTGTTCAAAAAGCTCTCCATGTTTCTGAG GGTCCTCTCCATAATTTGTTGGTTGATGCAATTGAATCACACAAGGCAATCTCACGAAACAGTCCATATTCCAAGAGGATTTTCTCTCACAAGCTTTTGAGGCGGTGA
- the LOC140829439 gene encoding uncharacterized protein isoform X2: protein MVDGVKKIEKKSVEYRKNDDELEMLLGEIPHATSLNLHLVHNGYCRASCVIQNMNGRVMYDDEFLKHKYTCASSPVSGFSLQSDGSSSSLFSGGLSLSDIGSPTPPQFEELKPHLIPGNGYWLDFMKANDGNFIDDLNLSKNFGRMCISGEQEGVLASSNGFQSSDPSVNVAIMMNLEKLRESDIYRKGFSDCGGFNLNIPCRPLNFQGELGSAVLEMQRDNRIANVLKPRHFSSRSDGFFARSEFVNSAPSPQFYRTNMLTSDNLPIGFGVSDVSSASNRPLEGDNLPIGFGVSDVSSAWNRSLPSAPTERSKVPLCVRVPQGSDAFTMKDRFIIQGEECMKYEMNRGQACSRGHSAKDLHQENRAGMSQEKRPHFDARLPTAAAQDSCQSPKLFYPFPLPLKFSSLAEARGYIYHIAKDQHGCRFLQKIFDEGTSRDVQIIYNEIIDHVVELMMNPFGNYLVQKLLGVCNEEQRMNILLRVTDEPGELVRISLNTHGTRVVQKLIETLKTRHQISLVISALEPGFLALIKDLNGNHVVQRCLQCFTNEDSKFIFAAAAKYCVNIAMHQHGCCVLQRCIRDSNGEQRENLVAEISVNGLPLAQDAFGNYAVQFILELKIPSATSKLTSQFENNYVHLSTQKFSSHVVEKCLDLCNVETRSKIIHELLSADDFEQLLQDPHANYVVQKALHVSEGPLHNLLVDAIESHKAISRNSPYSKRIFSHKLLRR from the exons ATGGTTGACGGAGTGAAGAAGATTGAGAAGAAGAGTGTAGAATACAGGAAGAATGATGATGAGCTTGAAATGTTACTGGGCGAGATCCCTCATGCAACATCATTGAATCTTCATCTTGTTCACAATGGCTATTGTCGTGCATCATGCGTGATTCAGAATATGAATGGTCgtgttatgtatgatgatgaatttttgaagcataaATATACATGTGCATCTTCCCCTGTGAGTGGGTTTTCTTTACAATCTGACGGCTCTTCCTCGAGCTTGTTTTCTGGGGGGCTTTCACTTTCTGACATTGGTTCACCAACCCCACCCCAATTTGAAGAGCTGAAGCCCCACTTGATTCCTGGAAATGGGTACTGGTTGGATTTTATGAAGGCTAATGACGGGAATTTTATCGATGATTTGAATTTGTCCAAGAATTTCGGTAGAATGTGCATTAGTGGTGAGCAAGAGGGTGTTTTGGCATCTTCTAATGGTTTCCAATCTAGTGATCCATCCGTAAATGTGGCTATCATGATGAATCTTGAGAAACTCCGCGAATCTGATATTTATAGGAAGGGGTTTTCAGATTGTGGTGGATTTAATCTGAACATTCCTTGTAGACCTTTGAATTTTCAGGGCGAGCTTGGTTCGGCAGTACTGGAAATGCAGCGTGACAATAGAATTGCCAATGTGTTGAAACCCCGTCATTTCTCTAGTCGTTCGGATGGGTTTTTTGCTCGTTCAGAGTTTGTTAATTCTGCTCCAAGTCCTCAATTTTACAGGACTAACATGTTGACAAGCGATAATCTTCCGATCGGATTTGGTGTCTCTGATGTATCTTCCGCTTCGAATAGGCCTTTGGAAGGTGATAATCTTCCAATCGGATTTGGTGTCTCTGATGTATCTTCCGCTTGGAATAGGTCTTTG CCGTCGGCACCCACTGAAAGAAGCAAAGTACCTTTGTGTGTTAGAGTGCCTCAAGGGAGCGACGCGTTTACCATGAAGGATAGATTTATAATCCAAGGGGAAGAATGCATGAAGTACGAGATGAACAGAGGACAAGCTTGTTCTAGGGGACACAGTGCTAAAGATCTTCATCAAGAGAACCGTGCTGGCATGTCTCAAGAAAAGAGGCCACATTTTGATGCTCGTCTTCCAACTGCTGCCGCTCAAGACAGTTGCCAGAGTCCAAAATTATTCTATCCTTTTCCTCTGCCATTAAAGTTTAGCTCCCTCGCAGAAGCTCGAGGATACATATATCACATAGCTAAGGATCAGCATGGTTGCCGTTTCTtgcaaaagatatttgatgaaggAACTTCTCGAGATGTGCAGATAATATACAATGAGATAATTGATCATGTCGTCGAACTCATGATGAACCCATTCGGAAACTATCTCGTGCAGAAGTTGTTGGGAGTGTGCAATGAAGAACAGAGAATGAACATACTGCTCAGGGTGACCGATGAGCCTGGGGAGCTTGTTCGAATCTCTCTAAATACACATGG AACTAGAGTAGTGCAGAAATTGATCGAGACTCTCAAAACAAGGCATCAAATATCGCTTGTTATTTCAGCTCTTGAACCAGGCTTTCTAGCCCTTATCAAAGACCTAAATGGTAATCACGTTGTCCAGAGATGCTTGCAATGCTTTACCAATGAAGACAGTAAG TTTATTTTTGCTGCTGCTGCAAAGTACTGTGTCAATATTGCAATGCATCAGCATGGATGCTGTGTTCTGCAACGTTGCATCAGGGATTCAAATGGAGAGCAGCGAGAAAATCTGGTTGCAGAGATTTCAGTAAACGGACTTCCGCTCGCACAAGATGCATTTGG AAATTATGCTGTCCAATTTATTTTGGAGCTGAAGATCCCTTCTGCTACATCGAAGTTGACTTCTCAGTTTGAGAACAACTACGTTCATCTCTCCACCCAAAAGTTTAGTAGCCATGTCGTTGAGAAGTGTCTCGACCTTTGTAACGTCGAAACCCGGTCAAAGATCATCCATGAATTACTTTCTGCTGATGACTTTGAGCAGCTGCTTCAGGATCCACATGCAAATTATGTTGTTCAAAAAGCTCTCCATGTTTCTGAG GGTCCTCTCCATAATTTGTTGGTTGATGCAATTGAATCACACAAGGCAATCTCACGAAACAGTCCATATTCCAAGAGGATTTTCTCTCACAAGCTTTTGAGGCGGTGA